In Anaerobacillus isosaccharinicus, one genomic interval encodes:
- a CDS encoding MBL fold metallo-hydrolase, giving the protein MSLKFSVLASGSSGNAIYVATEKQRILVDAGLSGKAMDELFKKIDCCPSKLDAILVSHEHSDHIKGVGILARKYHIPIYANEKTWQAMESGLGKIPLEQKFIFKMEETKLFGDIDIESFGVSHDAAQPMFYVFHHEGKKLSVITDTGYVSDRMKGTIKESDVYIFESNHDMNMLRMGPYPWSVKRRILSDVGHVSNEDAALALSEVIGTKPTRVYLAHLSKDNNMKDLAHLAVKQTLEEQGLEVGEDLKLFDTDPAKPTELVAV; this is encoded by the coding sequence ATGAGCTTAAAATTCAGTGTTTTAGCAAGTGGTAGCTCCGGAAATGCCATTTATGTAGCTACGGAAAAACAGCGAATTTTAGTAGATGCTGGCTTAAGTGGTAAGGCAATGGACGAGCTGTTTAAGAAAATTGATTGTTGTCCAAGTAAGTTGGATGCCATCCTTGTTAGCCACGAACATAGTGACCATATTAAAGGAGTAGGAATATTAGCTAGAAAATATCATATTCCTATTTATGCAAATGAAAAAACGTGGCAGGCAATGGAATCAGGTTTAGGGAAAATTCCTTTAGAGCAAAAGTTTATCTTTAAGATGGAGGAAACGAAATTGTTTGGCGACATCGATATTGAATCATTTGGGGTTTCCCATGATGCTGCCCAACCAATGTTTTACGTTTTTCACCATGAAGGTAAAAAGCTATCGGTGATTACAGATACAGGTTATGTGAGTGACCGAATGAAAGGAACAATTAAGGAATCGGACGTTTATATTTTCGAGTCAAATCATGACATGAATATGCTTAGAATGGGTCCTTATCCATGGAGTGTAAAACGTAGGATCCTAAGTGATGTTGGGCATGTCTCAAATGAAGATGCAGCTCTTGCTTTATCAGAGGTAATTGGAACAAAACCTACGCGTGTGTATTTGGCCCATTTAAGTAAAGATAATAATATGAAGGATCTTGCTCATTTAGCGGTGAAACAAACCTTAGAAGAACAAGGGTTGGAAGTGGGCGAGGATTTAAAATTATTTGATACGGACCCTGCCAAACCTACCGAACTAGTGGCAGTTTAA
- a CDS encoding CxxH/CxxC protein — translation MKLKERSECMYYCCEDHVDLALDIVVDEKELAPIMEKLDQEKQLSTTCNFCTEQAIYKISG, via the coding sequence ATGAAGTTAAAGGAAAGAAGTGAATGTATGTATTATTGCTGTGAAGACCATGTCGATTTAGCGCTTGATATTGTTGTAGATGAAAAAGAGTTAGCTCCGATTATGGAGAAACTAGATCAGGAAAAACAGTTGTCCACAACGTGTAATTTTTGTACAGAACAGGCAATTTATAAAATAAGTGGATAA
- a CDS encoding helix-turn-helix domain-containing protein: MEYISAKEAADKWGISKRRVQVLCAEKRIEGANKVGMVWVIPKEADKPVDERRKSNS, encoded by the coding sequence ATGGAGTATATTTCAGCAAAAGAAGCGGCTGATAAATGGGGAATATCTAAAAGACGTGTTCAAGTATTATGTGCTGAAAAAAGAATAGAGGGTGCCAATAAGGTAGGTATGGTATGGGTGATTCCAAAAGAGGCAGACAAGCCTGTTGATGAAAGAAGAAAGAGTAACTCTTAA
- the rlmH gene encoding 23S rRNA (pseudouridine(1915)-N(3))-methyltransferase RlmH translates to MNISIITVGKLKEKYLINGINEYIKRMGPYAKVEVIEVPDEKAPEQLSDAEMLQVKDKEGERILAKVAQDAYVIALAIEGEMWSSEKLAKELDKLATYGRSKVTFIIGGSLGLSAAVMQRSDSQLSFSKMTFPHQLMRLFLVEQVYRAFRINRGEPYHK, encoded by the coding sequence GTGAATATCTCAATTATTACCGTCGGGAAACTCAAAGAAAAATATTTAATCAATGGTATTAATGAATACATAAAAAGAATGGGACCATATGCCAAAGTCGAAGTCATTGAAGTTCCTGATGAAAAAGCACCAGAACAATTAAGTGATGCCGAAATGCTTCAAGTCAAAGATAAAGAAGGCGAGCGAATTTTAGCCAAAGTAGCTCAAGATGCATATGTGATTGCCTTGGCAATTGAGGGTGAAATGTGGAGTTCGGAAAAGCTAGCAAAAGAATTAGACAAGCTTGCTACATATGGAAGAAGTAAAGTTACTTTTATTATTGGCGGATCTTTAGGTCTCAGTGCAGCAGTCATGCAGCGCTCAGATAGCCAACTATCATTTTCAAAAATGACCTTTCCGCACCAGCTAATGAGATTGTTTTTAGTAGAGCAAGTGTACCGCGCGTTTCGGATTAATCGGGGAGAACCGTATCATAAATAA
- the radC gene encoding RadC family protein has product MEGRLSSLLFYFYLTKLEEYIMNNIFDKVTFKLLLATTIREKEDGYVVNEIFTRYPSVQELLDVTEEELLQINGIGKVKAKQILSALKLARMNPCPVESRFTIRSPEDAYNYLNEMKYLSQEHFVVLGLNTKNEIIFKETVFIGSLNASIVHPRETFKHLIRRSCASAIVAHNHPSGQPDPSREDIEVTKRLSEAGKILGIDVLDHIIVGAQSYVSLKEKGYL; this is encoded by the coding sequence TTGGAGGGACGATTATCGTCTCTCCTTTTTTATTTCTATTTAACAAAATTGGAGGAATATATTATGAACAATATATTTGATAAAGTGACTTTTAAACTACTACTGGCTACAACTATTCGTGAAAAGGAAGATGGCTATGTCGTAAACGAAATCTTTACTCGGTATCCTTCTGTCCAAGAACTACTTGATGTTACAGAGGAAGAATTACTACAAATCAATGGAATTGGTAAAGTAAAAGCTAAACAAATCTTATCTGCGTTAAAGCTGGCTCGTATGAATCCATGTCCTGTTGAGAGCCGTTTCACCATTCGCTCACCTGAAGATGCTTATAATTACCTTAACGAAATGAAGTACCTTAGCCAAGAGCATTTTGTGGTTCTAGGATTAAATACAAAAAATGAGATCATCTTCAAAGAGACTGTCTTTATTGGATCATTGAATGCATCCATCGTACATCCGCGCGAAACGTTCAAACACTTAATCCGTCGTAGCTGCGCAAGTGCTATCGTTGCACATAACCATCCATCCGGCCAGCCTGATCCTAGTCGTGAAGATATTGAAGTGACTAAAAGGTTAAGTGAGGCAGGGAAGATTCTTGGAATTGATGTCTTAGATCATATCATCGTAGGTGCCCAGTCATATGTATCCTTAAAGGAAAAAGGATATTTATAA
- a CDS encoding two-component system regulatory protein YycI, whose protein sequence is MDWSRAKTIFILTFLLLNIFLAYQLNGKRDASNISLLAEATLQERLSEMNITISADLHDEQLTGTYISGASELSLETMIASEKRNQEVLGIDDEVVTVILKEPYSLINSEPNIGAQVKEFILHHVINGEEYRFSHYDKELSQVYFFQTYEGKKIDNYESGRFALLVQVDEDMQIVMYEQNYLTIQPIHPQGREQEVITSIKAIEKLFNEQLIPPDSIINKVELSYFSFFKPLGEVQVFAPMWNIGVNEQIYYVNAIDGAIQNIQ, encoded by the coding sequence ATGGATTGGAGTAGAGCAAAAACCATTTTTATTCTAACGTTTTTACTTCTAAATATCTTTCTTGCCTATCAACTAAATGGAAAAAGAGATGCTAGTAACATTAGTTTGTTAGCAGAAGCAACACTACAAGAAAGACTCTCAGAAATGAATATTACCATTAGTGCAGATCTTCATGACGAACAGCTAACGGGAACATACATTAGTGGGGCAAGCGAGCTCTCATTAGAAACCATGATTGCTAGCGAGAAACGAAATCAAGAAGTACTAGGGATTGATGATGAGGTTGTAACAGTTATCCTAAAAGAACCGTATTCTTTGATCAACAGTGAACCTAACATTGGTGCTCAAGTAAAAGAGTTTATTTTGCATCATGTAATAAATGGAGAAGAGTATCGGTTTAGTCATTATGATAAAGAGTTGAGCCAAGTTTACTTTTTTCAAACATATGAAGGGAAAAAAATAGACAACTATGAAAGTGGTCGCTTCGCTCTTTTAGTACAGGTGGATGAAGATATGCAAATTGTTATGTATGAACAAAACTATTTAACCATCCAACCCATTCATCCACAAGGTCGAGAGCAAGAAGTGATTACTAGTATTAAAGCGATCGAGAAGCTATTTAATGAACAGCTTATTCCACCTGATAGTATCATTAATAAAGTAGAGCTTAGTTATTTTAGCTTCTTTAAACCGCTTGGAGAAGTCCAAGTATTTGCACCGATGTGGAATATTGGTGTAAATGAGCAAATTTACTACGTTAATGCCATAGATGGGGCAATTCAAAATATACAATAA
- a CDS encoding recombinase family protein — protein MNRLKAVIYARVSTEEQAKEGYSIKAQKQLLRDYATHRNIEIVGEYIDEGRSAKSIDGRPEMQRLLKDAKEKKFNSVIIYKLDRLARKTKDSLEIAETLERYNVQLMSYSENIDTTTPGGKMFFTVLSSVAEMERSTIIDRVKMGMNQRAKQGKWNGGIVLGYDVIDKELIVNEEEASIVQEIFTLASKGYGYKKIAYDLNKRGYKTKKKKEFSVNSIKGILDNPMYIGKIRFNQHENWSEKRRQGKNSNPDLVNGTHKPIIQEDLWNLVQEKRKKRSFRPAQSGNPYFLGRLLRCPVCGYGMVAAKARGENGAVYRLYQCGQYKNKGRTVCQANTINADKAEKYIVDELKRVVMEPYFIEKLVDRMNSDRSDAERPLQEEKKRLLSNKQKNEKYIDNLVTMLMDDPDLRDIYNNKLKEQKQQLISITERIQSLDSQLKNVSKEPIDAESLKYLLQNLDTILERADAAEKKELLALFIKDIQITKDKVSGKIGRQIKAINLMFDFTIEALQGSTGALMNQMCEINCIAPVDLSFMNNPSYKENTMREALASLNLLPLFMIRFSPINPKRAVHLLY, from the coding sequence ATGAATAGACTTAAAGCTGTTATCTATGCTCGTGTAAGTACTGAAGAGCAAGCAAAGGAAGGATATAGTATTAAAGCACAGAAGCAACTGCTACGAGACTATGCCACACATCGTAACATTGAAATTGTGGGGGAATATATTGATGAAGGTCGTAGTGCGAAAAGTATTGATGGTAGACCTGAAATGCAACGGTTGCTGAAGGATGCTAAAGAGAAGAAATTTAATTCTGTTATTATCTACAAACTTGACCGTCTAGCTCGTAAGACTAAGGATTCTCTTGAAATTGCGGAAACCTTAGAGCGATATAATGTGCAGTTAATGAGTTATTCTGAGAACATTGATACAACAACACCAGGAGGAAAAATGTTTTTTACTGTCCTGAGTTCTGTAGCTGAAATGGAGCGATCAACGATAATTGATCGTGTTAAGATGGGGATGAATCAGCGTGCGAAACAGGGCAAGTGGAATGGAGGCATTGTACTAGGCTATGATGTCATCGATAAAGAGTTAATTGTTAACGAAGAAGAAGCTTCCATTGTTCAAGAGATATTCACCTTAGCTAGCAAAGGATATGGCTATAAAAAAATTGCTTATGATCTTAATAAACGTGGATATAAAACAAAGAAAAAGAAAGAGTTCTCGGTTAATTCAATCAAAGGAATTTTAGATAACCCAATGTATATTGGGAAAATACGTTTTAATCAACATGAGAATTGGTCGGAAAAACGTAGACAAGGGAAAAATTCAAATCCTGATTTAGTGAATGGTACACATAAACCTATTATCCAAGAAGATTTATGGAACCTAGTTCAAGAGAAGAGAAAAAAGCGCTCTTTCCGCCCTGCGCAATCAGGAAATCCTTATTTCTTAGGTCGCTTACTACGTTGTCCCGTTTGCGGTTATGGAATGGTTGCAGCCAAAGCACGAGGGGAAAATGGTGCTGTCTATCGTCTGTATCAGTGTGGGCAATATAAAAATAAAGGTCGAACTGTCTGCCAAGCAAATACAATTAACGCAGATAAAGCTGAAAAATACATAGTTGATGAACTAAAGCGAGTTGTTATGGAACCATACTTTATTGAGAAATTAGTAGATAGAATGAACTCAGATCGCTCTGATGCAGAACGTCCTCTTCAAGAAGAAAAGAAACGGCTATTATCCAACAAGCAAAAGAACGAGAAGTATATCGATAACCTTGTTACAATGTTAATGGATGATCCAGATCTTCGAGACATCTACAATAATAAATTGAAAGAGCAGAAACAGCAGCTCATTTCTATAACTGAACGTATCCAGTCTCTCGACTCACAGCTCAAGAATGTTAGCAAGGAACCAATCGATGCTGAATCACTCAAGTACCTTCTCCAAAACCTGGATACGATTCTGGAGCGAGCAGATGCAGCTGAGAAAAAAGAGCTTCTTGCTTTATTTATTAAAGATATTCAGATTACCAAAGATAAGGTTTCTGGTAAGATAGGCCGTCAAATTAAAGCTATTAACTTGATGTTTGACTTTACGATTGAAGCTCTCCAAGGAAGTACTGGTGCACTAATGAATCAAATGTGCGAAATAAACTGTATAGCACCTGTTGATTTATCATTTATGAATAACCCGTCATATAAGGAAAATACAATGAGGGAAGCACTCGCCTCCCTCAACCTTTTACCCTTATTTATGATACGGTTCTCCCCGATTAATCCGAAACGCGCGGTACACTTGCTCTACTAA
- a CDS encoding DDE-type integrase/transposase/recombinase encodes MLPQIITYLLTFINYQEQVIRTLLTLLIGKSMFDKPTEAPVNKPYRKLQVDDLPIIEVPKKLDFQVLLTEHLESKGKPLKPVQRRSNSTPVPSSMKCPTCGAPAEYLYANNGAKGQYQCKVCSCLFSEKNRYLKEAILKCPHCSKTLEKVKERKDFHVYKCKNDACSYYQQKRNAMTQKEKNRFKEDPQAFKLRYIYRQFHIDFQPLAKHSPKRPRVDLSRIYVSPHTLGLILTYHVNYGLSARKTAALMKDVHGVSISHQSILNYENSVALWLKPYIDHYPYELSDQFCGDETYIRVNGRWHYLFFFFDAVKKVILSYPVSPNRDTATAIKAIDEVLLKLRKIPENLTFVVDGNPIYLLAQHFYAQHQIPFEVIQVIGLTNEDEVSKEYRPLKQIIERLNRTFKGNYRSTHGFGSEHGSVSFVTLFVAYFNFLRPHSALEGKVPVTIPELEKLPNMPARWTTLIGLAQDWISKQTA; translated from the coding sequence TTGTTACCTCAAATTATAACCTATTTACTTACCTTTATAAACTACCAAGAACAAGTAATTCGAACGCTCCTTACCCTTTTAATCGGGAAGAGCATGTTTGATAAACCGACTGAGGCTCCAGTTAATAAACCTTATCGCAAGCTTCAAGTTGATGATCTACCGATCATTGAAGTTCCAAAAAAACTAGATTTTCAAGTTTTATTAACCGAGCATCTTGAGTCTAAAGGTAAACCTCTCAAACCAGTACAAAGACGGTCGAATTCAACACCCGTTCCTTCATCAATGAAATGTCCTACGTGTGGTGCTCCAGCTGAGTATTTATATGCGAACAATGGAGCGAAAGGACAATATCAATGTAAGGTGTGTTCGTGCCTTTTCAGTGAGAAAAATCGTTATCTCAAGGAAGCAATCCTGAAATGCCCTCACTGTTCAAAAACACTCGAAAAAGTGAAAGAAAGAAAAGACTTCCATGTGTACAAGTGTAAAAACGACGCTTGTTCTTATTACCAACAGAAACGTAATGCGATGACTCAAAAAGAGAAAAATCGGTTCAAAGAAGATCCTCAAGCCTTTAAACTTCGCTATATTTACCGCCAGTTTCACATTGATTTTCAACCATTAGCGAAGCATTCACCAAAGAGACCGAGAGTTGATCTATCAAGAATTTATGTGTCTCCACATACGCTTGGACTGATTTTGACTTATCACGTCAATTATGGACTTTCAGCCCGTAAAACAGCAGCGTTGATGAAAGATGTACACGGTGTTTCAATTTCTCATCAAAGCATTTTAAACTACGAAAACAGTGTGGCATTGTGGTTGAAACCGTATATTGATCACTATCCTTACGAACTCTCAGATCAATTTTGTGGTGACGAAACATACATCCGCGTAAATGGCCGTTGGCATTACCTGTTTTTCTTTTTTGATGCCGTGAAGAAAGTCATTCTCTCTTATCCTGTGTCACCTAATCGAGATACAGCTACAGCTATTAAAGCGATAGACGAAGTGTTGTTAAAGCTTAGGAAAATCCCAGAAAACCTAACTTTCGTTGTCGATGGCAATCCCATTTACTTATTAGCACAACACTTTTATGCCCAGCACCAAATCCCGTTTGAGGTCATTCAGGTAATTGGCTTAACGAACGAAGACGAGGTGTCAAAAGAATATCGACCTCTCAAACAAATTATCGAGCGGCTAAATCGTACCTTTAAAGGAAACTATCGATCCACTCATGGTTTCGGTTCAGAACATGGTTCTGTTTCTTTTGTGACCTTGTTCGTTGCTTACTTTAACTTTTTAAGACCACATTCAGCTTTGGAAGGAAAAGTACCAGTAACAATTCCTGAGTTAGAGAAGCTTCCAAACATGCCTGCTAGATGGACAACTCTTATTGGTCTTGCCCAGGATTGGATAAGTAAGCAAACTGCCTAA
- a CDS encoding helix-turn-helix domain-containing protein, whose amino-acid sequence MYIESNTIEQLKFKTSVGMRIRIIREYLKNKLGNQFSGNSVANRIDGLTQSSLNMIELGKVKSVSAEVLYYLAKDFGVSYDVFFNDFYLQPNPVIKISTSNKEKEKKNQQSEILISDDFINPLEENEFKINIKVSKVASNGDYQVVLYRNTKEKHDNRRILSLVAQVIHSMNSQDMLVDQENYDGAGSSDPLIIAKELISNSMNNILVFPWNDGSSFVQTENEVHEQAINYTKELLHFNKRKEDAPNE is encoded by the coding sequence ATGTACATAGAATCTAATACTATTGAACAGTTGAAGTTTAAAACTTCTGTAGGTATGAGAATTCGTATTATTCGTGAGTATCTAAAAAATAAACTTGGAAACCAATTTAGTGGAAATAGCGTTGCCAACAGAATTGATGGGTTAACACAATCTAGTTTAAATATGATTGAACTAGGAAAGGTTAAAAGTGTTTCAGCCGAGGTCTTATATTATTTAGCAAAAGATTTTGGTGTTTCTTATGATGTTTTCTTTAATGACTTTTATCTTCAGCCAAATCCTGTGATAAAAATCTCTACATCAAACAAGGAGAAGGAGAAAAAGAACCAACAAAGCGAGATTTTAATAAGCGATGACTTCATTAATCCATTAGAAGAGAACGAATTCAAAATAAATATTAAAGTTAGCAAAGTTGCATCTAATGGAGACTACCAAGTAGTTTTATATCGAAATACCAAAGAAAAACACGATAATAGACGAATCTTAAGCTTAGTCGCTCAGGTAATCCACTCAATGAATAGTCAAGATATGCTGGTTGATCAGGAAAATTATGATGGCGCTGGAAGTTCGGATCCTTTGATAATAGCCAAAGAACTAATCAGTAATAGTATGAACAACATCCTTGTATTTCCTTGGAATGATGGTAGTTCATTTGTACAAACCGAAAACGAGGTTCATGAACAGGCTATTAACTATACTAAGGAATTATTGCACTTTAATAAGCGAAAGGAGGATGCACCTAATGAATAG
- a CDS encoding YycH family regulatory protein → MFEHIKTTTLWFLILLSVFFTYQIWTFQPNYAILKSTEYIDNTQIGEEKKLQQIIRPKQVILHQEGNYFSPLEKTGFLEQFYEGYNGIAIDHFSLVSNLNVYNRYNSDYTIEFIFPTSIPVDALKDIFQMSSNEEFFTSNIDRFILFMEIEQEKEQVYVKFISNDTQVVVKARTNISVSKFKEDVIAATSENFYEVFPFDITLYGNGFKKTVFLPLESHYVNSVTYLAKPIRTDLFKQLLFSDPNFVKQYLQSNGEESFTDGNRMVNILHNGNVLRYINPTFGDMVERSSKDILLTALDFLNAHGGLTNSFYYDSKKSLGSTEEITFRLVIDGVPVYRSNMFDVNNLFEITLQRGTGNQIEQYVRPLFFVEEEPINITKSTKLPSGSFLLEELKNKEDFQSHLLTDVNYGFMMIKRQSFVIFEPRWFIEYNGHWQVVHIVDEDSEAISNGLE, encoded by the coding sequence ATGTTTGAGCATATTAAGACAACTACGCTTTGGTTCTTAATTTTATTAAGCGTATTTTTCACATACCAAATATGGACATTTCAGCCTAACTATGCAATTTTAAAGAGCACAGAATATATTGATAATACTCAAATTGGTGAAGAAAAAAAATTGCAGCAAATCATTAGACCTAAGCAAGTGATCTTACATCAAGAAGGAAACTATTTTTCGCCACTTGAAAAGACAGGATTTCTTGAACAATTTTATGAAGGCTACAATGGCATTGCAATAGACCATTTTTCACTTGTATCAAATTTAAATGTTTATAATCGATATAATTCTGACTATACTATCGAATTTATTTTTCCTACGAGTATACCAGTTGACGCTCTAAAAGATATTTTTCAAATGAGTAGTAACGAAGAATTTTTTACTAGTAATATTGATCGGTTTATTCTTTTTATGGAAATTGAACAAGAGAAAGAACAAGTCTATGTTAAATTCATTTCTAACGACACGCAGGTGGTCGTTAAAGCTCGAACAAATATATCAGTTAGTAAATTCAAGGAAGATGTTATTGCTGCTACATCAGAAAACTTTTATGAAGTTTTTCCTTTTGATATTACCCTTTACGGGAATGGTTTCAAGAAAACAGTCTTTTTACCTTTGGAATCCCATTACGTAAATAGTGTTACTTATTTAGCCAAACCAATTAGGACAGACCTATTTAAACAGCTTTTGTTTAGTGATCCTAATTTTGTAAAGCAGTATCTACAATCTAATGGGGAAGAATCCTTTACAGATGGAAATCGAATGGTCAATATTTTACACAATGGCAATGTATTAAGGTATATAAATCCTACTTTTGGTGATATGGTAGAGCGAAGTAGTAAGGATATCTTACTTACTGCCCTTGATTTCTTAAATGCCCATGGAGGGCTAACAAATTCATTTTATTATGATTCAAAAAAATCGTTAGGATCTACTGAAGAAATTACGTTTCGCCTTGTCATTGATGGAGTTCCTGTTTATCGTTCGAATATGTTTGATGTAAATAATTTATTTGAAATCACGTTACAACGTGGGACAGGAAATCAAATTGAACAATACGTTCGACCGCTTTTCTTTGTGGAAGAAGAACCGATTAACATTACTAAGTCTACGAAATTGCCATCAGGATCTTTTTTATTAGAAGAATTAAAAAATAAAGAGGATTTTCAGTCTCATTTATTAACGGACGTTAACTATGGGTTTATGATGATTAAACGACAGTCATTTGTAATTTTTGAACCAAGATGGTTTATCGAGTACAATGGCCATTGGCAAGTAGTTCACATTGTTGATGAAGATAGCGAGGCGATAAGTAATGGATTGGAGTAG
- a CDS encoding S1C family serine protease, translated as MGYYDEHYQTESRKEKNTVKSIGVAFFSSVVGALLVIFSVPFLSNAGLLPYEVVPKGQSSVSITPDSQPASSQVGSTLNVTVNSDIIDAVERVSNAVVGVINIQESNFWSQASGEGTGSGVVYKKSNDHAYIVTNHHVIEGARQIEISLSDGSRVPAELLGTDVITDLAVLKISAKDVDTVAEFGNSELLRVGEPAIAIGNPLGLQFSRTVTQGIISATERSVPVDLNKDGRVDWEAEVLQTDAAINPGNSGGALINIHGQVIGINSMKIAGSVEGIGFSIPSAIAIPVINDLETYGEVQRPQMGVVIRSLSEIPSFHWKETFNLPDEVKTGVILERVEPMSPADRAGLEQYDVIVSLDGVAIQDTHDLRKHLYTKKKIGDELEVTFYRNGKKETTILTLIKQAL; from the coding sequence TTGGGATACTACGATGAGCATTATCAAACAGAATCAAGAAAAGAGAAAAATACTGTTAAAAGCATTGGAGTAGCTTTTTTTAGTTCAGTTGTCGGAGCTTTGCTTGTCATCTTTTCTGTTCCATTTCTCTCCAATGCAGGTTTACTTCCTTATGAAGTCGTTCCAAAAGGACAAAGCTCAGTATCTATTACACCGGATAGTCAACCAGCTTCTTCCCAGGTTGGTAGTACGCTGAATGTCACAGTTAATTCAGATATTATCGATGCTGTTGAGCGTGTTTCAAATGCTGTAGTCGGTGTAATTAATATACAAGAATCCAACTTTTGGTCACAGGCATCAGGTGAAGGAACAGGATCTGGTGTTGTTTATAAAAAATCGAACGATCATGCTTATATCGTGACAAATCATCACGTTATTGAGGGTGCAAGGCAAATTGAGATTTCACTAAGCGATGGTTCAAGAGTTCCAGCTGAATTACTAGGTACAGATGTCATTACAGATTTAGCTGTTTTAAAAATTTCAGCAAAAGATGTCGATACTGTTGCTGAATTTGGTAATTCAGAGTTACTACGGGTGGGTGAACCAGCCATTGCCATTGGTAACCCGTTAGGATTACAGTTTTCACGAACGGTTACCCAAGGAATCATTAGTGCAACGGAAAGAAGCGTGCCTGTTGATCTTAATAAAGATGGCCGTGTTGATTGGGAAGCAGAAGTATTACAAACTGATGCTGCAATTAACCCAGGAAACAGTGGTGGGGCACTAATCAATATTCATGGTCAAGTAATTGGTATTAATTCAATGAAAATTGCCGGCTCGGTAGAGGGTATTGGTTTTTCAATTCCAAGTGCCATTGCGATACCAGTTATAAATGATTTAGAGACTTATGGGGAAGTGCAGCGACCACAAATGGGAGTTGTGATTCGCTCTTTATCAGAAATTCCAAGCTTTCATTGGAAAGAAACATTTAACCTTCCTGATGAAGTAAAAACAGGAGTTATTTTAGAGCGAGTTGAACCAATGTCTCCTGCAGATCGTGCAGGATTGGAACAGTATGATGTTATTGTTTCCCTTGACGGTGTAGCAATTCAAGACACTCATGATCTTCGTAAGCACCTTTATACGAAAAAGAAAATTGGTGATGAGTTAGAAGTAACCTTCTATCGTAATGGTAAGAAGGAAACGACAATATTAACTTTAATAAAACAAGCGTTATAG